A single window of Sulfitobacter sp. JL08 DNA harbors:
- the moaB gene encoding molybdenum cofactor biosynthesis protein B, which yields MSRIDESMEFVPVRIAVLTVSDSRSLDEDKSGKVLVDRISEAGHILADRKIVQDERALISDQLRAWIADASVDVVLTTGGTGLTGRDVTVEAHRDVYEKEIEAFGTVFTIVSMQKIGTSAVQSRATGGVAGGTYLFALPGSPGACKDAWDEILRLQLDYRHRPCNFVEIMPRLDEHKRRK from the coding sequence ATGTCCAGAATTGATGAAAGCATGGAATTTGTTCCGGTCCGGATCGCCGTTCTGACCGTGTCTGACAGCCGCAGTCTGGATGAGGATAAATCAGGCAAGGTGCTGGTCGACCGGATCAGCGAGGCGGGGCATATTCTGGCGGACCGCAAGATCGTTCAGGACGAACGGGCGCTTATTTCGGATCAGTTGCGGGCCTGGATCGCGGATGCCTCGGTAGATGTGGTTTTGACAACGGGCGGTACAGGGCTGACCGGTCGGGATGTTACGGTCGAGGCGCACCGGGATGTTTACGAAAAGGAAATCGAGGCGTTCGGAACCGTGTTTACGATTGTTTCGATGCAGAAAATCGGCACATCCGCTGTGCAATCACGGGCGACTGGCGGGGTCGCTGGTGGCACATATCTGTTCGCCCTGCCAGGAAGCCCGGGCGCGTGCAAGGATGCCTGGGACGAAATTTTGCGGCTACAGCTGGATTACCGGCACCGGCCCTGCAATTTTGTTGAGATTATGCCGCGTTTGGACGAGCATAAGCGACGGAAATAA
- a CDS encoding uracil-DNA glycosylase, translated as MESMDFHTAKALLDWQIDLGATEAIGDVPVNRYEVQLAPVKQAAAPAPASAMAAAVDPVAEAEQAARNAGSLEALQAALAAFEHCELKLGARNLVFSDGVPAARVMIIGEAPGRDEDREGRPFVGRAGQLLDRMLAAIAMSRDAARNPVYITNVLPWRPPQNRDPAPDEIAMMRPFLERHVALADPDVLVLMGNISCQAVLGKRGITRLRGQWQSAFGKPVLPMFHPAYLLRNPAAKAQAWADLLALKSKLNDG; from the coding sequence ATGGAATCAATGGATTTTCACACGGCCAAAGCGCTGCTGGACTGGCAGATTGATTTGGGCGCGACCGAGGCGATTGGCGACGTTCCGGTCAACCGCTATGAAGTTCAGCTTGCGCCGGTCAAACAGGCGGCAGCCCCTGCACCTGCTTCCGCAATGGCCGCGGCAGTGGATCCGGTTGCAGAGGCCGAACAGGCCGCGCGAAACGCCGGATCACTGGAAGCCCTGCAGGCGGCGCTGGCGGCGTTCGAGCATTGTGAATTGAAGCTGGGTGCGCGCAATCTGGTCTTTTCTGACGGCGTGCCCGCCGCGCGGGTGATGATCATCGGCGAGGCTCCGGGGCGGGACGAAGACAGGGAAGGCCGGCCGTTTGTAGGACGCGCAGGCCAGTTGCTTGACCGGATGCTGGCCGCGATCGCAATGTCGCGGGATGCGGCGCGAAATCCGGTCTACATCACCAATGTTCTGCCCTGGCGTCCGCCGCAGAACCGTGATCCGGCACCCGACGAGATAGCGATGATGCGTCCGTTTCTGGAGCGTCATGTGGCGCTGGCCGATCCCGATGTTCTGGTTCTTATGGGCAATATCAGCTGTCAGGCTGTACTGGGCAAACGGGGTATCACGCGGCTGCGCGGGCAGTGGCAGAGTGCTTTTGGAAAACCGGTTCTGCCAATGTTCCACCCGGCCTATCTTTTGCGCAATCCGGCGGCCAAGGCGCAGGCGTGGGCCGATCTTTTGGCGCTGAAGTCGAAACTGAACGATGGTTGA
- a CDS encoding efflux RND transporter permease subunit, whose product MVRDIPHAAGGLLSYFTRHPTAANLLLVVLLVAGLASFPNMRAQFFPDVILDNVTVSVEWEGAGAEDVDAAIVQVLEPVLLAVEGVESSNSNSREGRGSITLDFDPGWDMSRAADDVQTAVDTVTTLPEDAEDPSVRRGAWRDRVTDVVITGPIGPDQLGRFADEFVTRLFAEGVTRTSIRGVAAPQTVVEVPSAKLIGYDISMAEVAAAIAAEVDADPAGDVAGANARVRTGVEKRSAEQISGIVLRSNPDGSKLTIGDIATVRVEGVDRNRSYFVGDNPAVSIRIDRSDKGDAIGIQEQVETVAAQMQAVLPADVKIELIRTRAEAITGRLDILLDNGLMGLGLVVMLLFLFLNARTAFWVAAGIPVAMLAAIALMYLGGLTINMISLFGLIITLGIVVDDAIVVGEHADFRARRYGEHPVTAAENAARRMAMPVFAATLTTVIAFFGLVAIGGRFGDLIRDIPLTVIAVLLASLVECFLILPHHMSHALAHTGERHWYDWPSRQVNRGFMWFRSRMFRPFMAGVIWARYAVFAGVILVLASQVSLFIRGDVQWRFFNAPERGSVTGNFVMAEGATRQDTLMMMREMQRAVQSLGAEYEERYGRNPLDYVIAEIGGNAGRGLSGVETKDKDLLGGISVELIDADLRPYSSFAFVGELQDAVRHHPLVETVSFRSWRSGPGGDALDVQFFGAGTDTLKAASQDLQAALLRYPEVSAVQDNLAYDKEELILDLTAQGRALGFTIDTLGRVLRNRLNGIEAATFPDGPRSAEIRVELPEGELTADFLERTQLRTPTGAYVPLADIVSVQQRTGFSTVRRENGIRMISVTGDLSEDDPARAEQIMTELEEEILPLIASDRQVEFRFSGLSEQEDTFLTDALTGLILCLTGIYLVLAWVFSSWTRPVVVMIIIPFGLVGTIYGHVAWDVPLSMFTVVGLLGMTGIIINDSIVLVTTVDEYAKDRGFIPSIIDGAADRLRPVLLTTLTTVLGLAPLLYEQSQQAQFLKPTVITLVYGLGFGMVLVLLIVPSLLAMQQDVNRQISAMRRGLRGSAAGIKAALFVAWGLVCGWLIATLGWAIALGTLPAPILSVFPAFQSWSPEIAGLALFLIGAAVIALVTYIVAVAGYLLAARRA is encoded by the coding sequence ATGGTCCGGGACATCCCTCATGCGGCTGGCGGATTGCTGTCTTACTTTACGCGTCATCCCACAGCCGCCAATCTGTTGCTTGTGGTTTTGCTTGTCGCGGGTCTTGCATCGTTTCCCAATATGCGGGCGCAGTTTTTTCCCGACGTGATCCTCGACAACGTCACCGTGTCGGTGGAGTGGGAAGGTGCGGGCGCCGAAGATGTAGATGCAGCGATAGTGCAGGTGCTTGAACCTGTTTTACTTGCCGTTGAAGGGGTCGAAAGTTCGAATTCAAACTCGCGCGAGGGGCGGGGCAGCATTACGCTTGATTTTGATCCGGGCTGGGACATGTCGCGCGCCGCGGATGACGTGCAAACCGCCGTTGATACGGTCACGACCCTGCCCGAAGACGCCGAAGACCCCAGCGTAAGACGGGGCGCATGGCGCGACAGGGTAACAGACGTGGTGATCACGGGGCCGATCGGGCCGGATCAACTGGGCCGTTTCGCGGATGAATTCGTAACGCGCCTTTTTGCCGAAGGCGTTACCCGCACCTCAATCCGCGGTGTGGCAGCGCCCCAAACCGTTGTCGAGGTGCCGTCTGCGAAGCTTATCGGGTACGATATCTCGATGGCAGAGGTCGCCGCTGCGATTGCCGCAGAGGTTGATGCTGATCCGGCAGGGGATGTCGCAGGTGCGAATGCGCGGGTGCGCACCGGTGTTGAAAAGCGCAGCGCCGAGCAGATTTCAGGCATTGTCCTGCGTTCGAACCCGGATGGGTCCAAGCTGACGATCGGGGATATCGCGACGGTTCGGGTTGAAGGAGTAGACCGGAATCGTAGCTATTTCGTGGGGGATAACCCGGCGGTGTCCATCCGCATCGACCGGTCCGACAAAGGCGATGCCATCGGCATTCAGGAACAGGTTGAAACCGTAGCGGCGCAAATGCAGGCTGTGTTGCCGGCCGACGTCAAGATCGAGCTGATCCGAACCCGCGCAGAGGCTATCACGGGGCGTCTGGATATCCTGCTGGATAACGGTCTGATGGGTCTTGGGCTTGTGGTGATGCTGCTGTTCCTGTTCCTGAACGCGCGCACCGCATTTTGGGTTGCGGCCGGTATTCCCGTTGCCATGCTGGCTGCGATTGCACTGATGTACCTGGGGGGGCTTACCATCAACATGATCAGTCTGTTCGGGCTGATCATCACGTTGGGCATCGTGGTGGATGATGCAATCGTCGTCGGGGAACACGCAGATTTTCGGGCGCGCAGATATGGCGAACACCCGGTCACTGCAGCAGAAAACGCAGCCCGCCGCATGGCAATGCCGGTTTTTGCGGCAACCCTTACAACCGTCATTGCGTTTTTCGGGCTAGTGGCCATCGGGGGGCGTTTCGGTGATCTGATCCGCGATATTCCACTGACCGTGATTGCGGTTTTGCTGGCGTCACTGGTGGAATGTTTTCTGATCCTGCCGCATCACATGTCGCATGCACTGGCCCATACCGGAGAGCGGCACTGGTACGATTGGCCCAGCCGACAGGTCAACCGCGGCTTTATGTGGTTCCGGTCGCGCATGTTCCGCCCGTTCATGGCTGGCGTGATCTGGGCGCGCTATGCGGTGTTTGCCGGCGTGATTCTGGTTCTGGCCAGTCAGGTATCGCTGTTTATTCGCGGCGATGTGCAGTGGCGTTTTTTCAATGCGCCCGAGCGTGGATCAGTGACCGGCAATTTTGTGATGGCCGAAGGGGCAACCCGTCAGGACACATTGATGATGATGCGCGAAATGCAACGTGCGGTTCAATCCCTGGGCGCCGAATACGAAGAACGCTACGGGCGCAATCCGCTTGATTATGTGATTGCCGAGATTGGCGGCAATGCGGGGCGCGGATTGTCCGGCGTTGAAACCAAGGACAAGGATCTTCTGGGGGGTATTTCGGTTGAATTGATTGATGCCGATTTGCGCCCTTATTCCAGCTTTGCCTTTGTCGGCGAATTGCAGGATGCCGTGCGCCATCACCCACTTGTCGAAACGGTTTCGTTCCGCAGCTGGCGCTCCGGTCCGGGGGGTGATGCGCTGGATGTTCAGTTCTTCGGGGCGGGAACCGACACGCTCAAGGCCGCGTCACAGGATTTGCAGGCGGCGCTGCTGCGCTATCCCGAAGTGTCCGCGGTTCAGGATAATCTGGCCTATGACAAGGAAGAACTGATCCTTGATCTGACGGCGCAAGGGCGGGCACTGGGCTTTACGATTGACACTCTGGGCCGCGTTTTGCGCAACCGTTTGAACGGGATCGAAGCGGCAACGTTTCCGGACGGGCCGCGCAGTGCCGAAATCAGGGTGGAACTGCCCGAAGGAGAGCTGACGGCAGATTTTCTGGAACGCACCCAGTTGCGGACACCAACGGGCGCCTATGTACCGCTGGCAGATATTGTCAGTGTGCAGCAGCGGACCGGATTTTCCACTGTGCGCCGTGAAAACGGTATCAGAATGATTTCGGTCACGGGGGATTTGTCCGAAGATGATCCGGCACGGGCTGAACAGATCATGACCGAACTGGAAGAGGAAATACTGCCCCTGATCGCAAGCGACCGGCAGGTCGAATTCCGGTTTTCTGGCTTGTCGGAACAGGAAGACACGTTCCTGACCGATGCATTGACCGGTCTGATCCTGTGTTTGACGGGCATCTATCTTGTTCTGGCGTGGGTTTTTTCCAGTTGGACGCGTCCGGTTGTGGTGATGATCATTATTCCGTTCGGACTGGTCGGAACCATTTACGGGCATGTGGCGTGGGATGTTCCGCTGAGCATGTTTACAGTTGTGGGCTTGCTGGGCATGACCGGCATTATCATCAACGATTCCATCGTTCTGGTCACAACCGTGGACGAATATGCAAAGGATCGCGGTTTTATACCTTCCATTATCGATGGCGCGGCGGATCGTCTGCGGCCGGTTCTGTTGACCACCCTGACAACGGTATTGGGCCTTGCGCCACTGTTGTACGAACAATCCCAACAGGCCCAGTTTCTGAAACCCACCGTGATTACATTGGTCTATGGACTTGGGTTTGGCATGGTGCTGGTGTTGCTGATTGTCCCATCCCTGCTGGCCATGCAGCAGGATGTGAACCGCCAGATCAGCGCGATGCGGCGTGGCTTGCGTGGATCGGCAGCAGGAATAAAGGCGGCGCTTTTTGTGGCGTGGGGACTGGTTTGTGGCTGGCTGATCGCCACGCTGGGTTGGGCGATTGCATTGGGCACTTTGCCGGCACCGATCCTGTCGGTGTTTCCCGCGTTCCAGTCATGGTCACCGGAAATCGCCGGGTTGGCGCTGTTTCTGATCGGGGCGGCAGTGATTGCGTTGGTCACTTACATCGTGGCGGTCGCAGGATACTTGCTGGCCGCAAGGCGCGCCTAG
- a CDS encoding L-threonylcarbamoyladenylate synthase, whose product MPNDITLGLTATQEGVAKAAELLAAGLLVAFPTETVYGLGADARNSQAVAKVFDAKGRPAFNPLIVHVSSPQQARRHVVWSDLAQRLADAFWPGPLTLVLPLCPDHGISPLVTAGLDTLAIRVPSHPTAQAIMDAFDGPIAAPSANPSGRISPTTADHVRAGLNGRISAILDDGPCAVGVESTIVGLQNHPTLLREGGVTRESIEQVMGAPLELPAADAPLTAPGQLRSHYAPNAKVRLNAKTAHAGEIHLGFGPIRGDLNLSPTSDLAQAAARLFDYLHQMDATDQPIAIAPIPDVGLGRAINDRLLRAAAPR is encoded by the coding sequence ATGCCAAACGACATCACACTGGGCCTGACAGCAACACAGGAAGGCGTTGCAAAGGCAGCCGAATTGCTGGCGGCGGGGTTGCTTGTCGCGTTTCCAACCGAAACGGTTTACGGTCTGGGCGCTGACGCCCGCAACAGCCAGGCCGTGGCGAAAGTGTTCGATGCCAAGGGCCGGCCAGCGTTCAACCCCCTGATTGTTCATGTGTCATCACCTCAACAAGCCCGACGCCATGTTGTCTGGTCCGATCTGGCACAACGCCTGGCCGATGCGTTCTGGCCCGGCCCGCTAACGCTGGTTTTGCCGCTTTGCCCCGATCACGGCATTTCACCACTGGTCACGGCAGGTCTGGACACGTTGGCAATCCGGGTTCCCTCCCATCCGACGGCGCAGGCGATCATGGACGCGTTTGATGGCCCTATCGCCGCGCCGTCGGCCAATCCGTCCGGGCGGATCAGCCCGACAACAGCTGATCATGTACGCGCAGGGCTGAACGGCAGGATTTCCGCGATTCTGGATGACGGCCCGTGCGCCGTTGGTGTTGAATCAACCATTGTCGGCCTGCAGAATCATCCGACCTTGCTGCGCGAAGGCGGTGTAACACGCGAAAGCATCGAACAGGTGATGGGCGCACCGCTTGAACTGCCTGCCGCCGATGCCCCGCTGACCGCACCCGGCCAGTTGCGATCGCACTATGCGCCGAACGCAAAGGTCAGGTTGAATGCAAAAACGGCGCATGCCGGCGAAATCCATCTTGGGTTTGGCCCGATCAGGGGGGATCTTAACCTGTCACCCACATCGGATCTGGCCCAGGCTGCGGCGCGATTGTTTGACTATCTGCATCAAATGGATGCAACCGACCAACCCATTGCCATTGCCCCGATACCCGATGTCGGACTGGGCCGTGCGATCAATGACAGATTGTTACGTGCCGCAGCGCCCCGCTGA
- a CDS encoding acyl-CoA dehydrogenase has product MSFRAPVSEYQFILNSVVGLNQVVATERFSDATEDVSSAILTEAAKLCDEVLAPLQRSGDQEPARLENGVVRTSPGFADGYRAIAEGGWIGISASPEHGGMGLPVALATAVNEMMSGACLSLQLAPLMSQGQIEALEHHASDAIKALYLPKLVSGAWTGTMNLTEPQAGSDVGALRTAAVPNDDGTYAITGQKIYISWGDHDVAKNVCHLVLARLPDGVAGTKGISLFLVPKRLPDQNGNAGAANSLNVVSLEHKMGLHGSPTAVMQFDGATGWLVGEPNKGMATMFTMMNNARLGVGCQGIGVAEAAFQHALAYAMDRKQGRTAVSGDGAIVDHADVRRMLLSMKSDVFAARAIALSCAVATDMHTATQDTDWAARAAFLTPIAKAFGSYTGISVADTGIQVHGGMGYVEETGAAQFARDVRVTAIYEGTNGIQAMDLVGRKLMDGGEMANRLLDEVEDFAEQARTRLPDLAEAVWQASESLREATDWMVSQTDMNERFAGADPYLRAFAAVLGAHHHLVAALSASGTSREALARFYILRRLPEYVGLLPHAQAGASGLFAITAEDLMA; this is encoded by the coding sequence ATGTCATTCCGAGCGCCCGTATCCGAATACCAGTTCATACTGAATTCCGTGGTGGGACTTAATCAGGTTGTCGCGACCGAAAGGTTCAGTGACGCGACCGAAGATGTATCATCGGCCATTCTGACCGAAGCGGCCAAGCTGTGTGACGAGGTTCTGGCCCCTCTGCAACGGTCGGGCGATCAGGAACCGGCGCGACTTGAAAACGGTGTCGTGCGCACATCCCCCGGATTTGCAGATGGCTACCGCGCCATTGCAGAAGGGGGCTGGATCGGGATCAGCGCCAGCCCTGAACATGGCGGCATGGGGCTGCCTGTTGCGCTGGCGACAGCCGTGAATGAAATGATGAGCGGCGCGTGTCTTTCGCTGCAGCTTGCGCCACTGATGTCGCAAGGCCAGATCGAGGCGCTGGAACACCACGCCAGCGACGCCATCAAGGCCTTGTACCTGCCAAAACTGGTGTCTGGTGCGTGGACCGGAACCATGAACCTGACGGAACCGCAGGCCGGATCCGATGTCGGCGCCTTGCGCACGGCAGCTGTGCCGAATGACGATGGTACATATGCCATCACCGGCCAGAAAATATATATCAGCTGGGGTGACCATGATGTGGCCAAAAATGTGTGCCATCTGGTGTTGGCCCGGTTGCCAGATGGTGTGGCCGGTACAAAAGGCATCAGCCTGTTTCTGGTACCGAAACGTCTGCCGGACCAGAACGGCAATGCAGGTGCCGCGAACAGCCTGAATGTTGTCAGCCTTGAACACAAAATGGGTCTGCACGGATCACCGACCGCCGTCATGCAGTTTGACGGGGCCACCGGCTGGCTGGTGGGCGAACCGAACAAGGGCATGGCGACGATGTTCACGATGATGAACAATGCGCGGCTTGGCGTCGGGTGTCAGGGCATCGGCGTGGCCGAAGCTGCGTTCCAGCACGCGCTTGCCTATGCCATGGATCGCAAACAGGGTCGCACGGCGGTTTCGGGTGACGGTGCGATTGTCGATCATGCCGATGTGCGGCGTATGCTGCTGTCGATGAAATCCGACGTATTTGCCGCGCGCGCGATCGCGCTGTCCTGTGCAGTGGCCACGGACATGCATACAGCGACACAGGACACAGACTGGGCTGCGCGCGCCGCATTTCTGACGCCGATTGCCAAGGCGTTCGGCTCTTACACGGGCATATCCGTTGCCGACACGGGCATTCAGGTGCATGGCGGCATGGGCTATGTCGAAGAAACCGGCGCGGCGCAATTTGCCCGCGATGTGCGTGTGACCGCCATTTACGAAGGTACGAACGGCATTCAGGCGATGGACCTTGTGGGGCGCAAGCTGATGGATGGCGGCGAAATGGCCAACAGGCTACTGGACGAGGTCGAGGATTTTGCCGAACAGGCCCGGACCAGACTGCCCGATCTTGCGGAAGCGGTCTGGCAGGCATCGGAATCATTGCGCGAAGCCACCGACTGGATGGTATCGCAAACCGACATGAACGAACGGTTTGCCGGAGCAGACCCTTATCTGCGTGCGTTTGCGGCGGTTTTGGGCGCACATCATCATCTGGTGGCGGCCCTGTCTGCCTCGGGCACATCGCGCGAGGCACTGG
- a CDS encoding YqgE/AlgH family protein translates to MLWVASKPRIEVPKLTMPLDLTGKLLIAMPGMGDPRFDHSVVYMCAHTDEGAMGLIINKPVSDVTVTDLMKQLEVDVEDGAVNMGMQVCFGGPVEQGRGFVLHSPDYLSRIQTLEVDESFSMTSTMDILEDLARGQGPKQALLMLGYSGWGEGQLENEITRNGWLTCAASPKLVFDVPESEKWEAALKSIGVDPISLSAVAGHA, encoded by the coding sequence ATGCTGTGGGTAGCGTCCAAACCGCGGATCGAGGTGCCGAAATTGACAATGCCGCTTGACCTGACAGGTAAATTATTGATCGCAATGCCGGGAATGGGTGATCCGCGGTTCGATCATTCTGTTGTCTACATGTGCGCACACACTGACGAAGGCGCGATGGGTCTGATCATCAACAAACCGGTCAGCGACGTTACGGTGACGGACCTGATGAAACAGCTTGAGGTCGATGTTGAAGACGGTGCGGTAAATATGGGTATGCAGGTGTGCTTTGGAGGTCCGGTCGAACAGGGGCGCGGCTTTGTGCTGCATTCGCCCGATTACCTGTCGCGCATTCAAACGCTTGAGGTTGACGAGAGTTTTTCCATGACGTCGACCATGGATATTCTGGAAGATCTTGCCCGGGGGCAGGGGCCGAAACAGGCGCTGTTGATGCTTGGATATTCCGGATGGGGTGAAGGCCAGCTTGAGAACGAGATTACGCGCAATGGCTGGTTGACCTGTGCGGCAAGCCCGAAGCTGGTGTTCGATGTTCCCGAAAGCGAGAAATGGGAAGCGGCGCTGAAATCAATCGGGGTAGACCCGATCAGCCTGTCCGCAGTTGCCGGCCACGCCTGA
- a CDS encoding efflux RND transporter periplasmic adaptor subunit, producing the protein MRFLRQSLTGLFLAAATLALLMYAGQMIGSAIQVRLSDTPVIEAPRERVFAVNVLTATAQTLTPVLTAFGEVQSRRTLEIRAATGGRIVELADAFQEGGDVKAGQSLIWIDPADAQSALDRITSDLRDAEAEVRDAARGLDLARDDKTAAEAQAILRDRALQRQIDLQERGVGTAAAVEIAELAASSARQAVVSRRQAVAQAEARVDQAATRLSRAGIALAEAERRLDDTVVVAEFDGTLADVSVVRGGLVAANEKLASLVDGKALEVSFRVSTSQYSRLLDESGELLLAPVTVTLDVASIDLTARAHIERDSAVAGNGQTGRLIFARLDEAPGFKPGDFVTVSVQEPALDNVYLLPSSAVNAASNVLVLVGEDRLESLPVVVLRRQGDDVIVRAEELEGREVVESRSPLLGAGIAVRPLRGDEGRAIEEQAMLELSAERRAKLVAFVQASTQMPAEAKARILAQLEKSQVPQQMVERIESRMGG; encoded by the coding sequence ATGCGGTTTCTCAGGCAAAGCCTGACGGGATTGTTTCTGGCAGCAGCGACGCTGGCCTTGTTAATGTATGCTGGTCAGATGATCGGATCGGCCATTCAGGTCCGTTTGTCAGACACTCCGGTTATCGAGGCGCCGCGCGAACGGGTGTTTGCAGTCAACGTTCTGACAGCAACGGCGCAAACCCTGACGCCTGTTCTGACCGCTTTTGGCGAAGTTCAGAGCCGCCGGACGCTTGAAATACGGGCGGCGACGGGGGGGCGTATCGTCGAACTGGCGGATGCGTTTCAGGAAGGCGGCGATGTCAAGGCCGGCCAGTCACTGATATGGATCGATCCTGCGGATGCACAATCTGCGCTGGATCGCATTACCAGCGACTTGCGTGATGCCGAGGCAGAAGTGCGCGATGCAGCGCGCGGGCTTGATCTGGCGCGTGACGACAAAACTGCCGCCGAGGCGCAAGCCATATTGCGCGATCGCGCCCTGCAGCGACAGATCGATCTTCAGGAACGCGGTGTTGGTACGGCCGCCGCCGTCGAGATTGCAGAACTTGCAGCGTCTTCGGCGCGGCAGGCTGTCGTTTCGCGCCGACAGGCCGTGGCGCAGGCCGAAGCACGGGTTGATCAGGCGGCGACCCGTCTGTCGCGCGCCGGTATAGCGCTGGCCGAGGCAGAAAGACGGTTGGATGATACAGTTGTCGTGGCTGAGTTTGACGGCACGCTGGCAGATGTCAGCGTGGTGCGTGGCGGTCTGGTTGCCGCCAATGAAAAACTTGCCAGTCTGGTTGACGGAAAGGCACTTGAGGTGTCTTTTCGGGTATCGACATCGCAGTACAGCCGTTTGCTGGACGAAAGCGGTGAGCTGCTGCTTGCACCGGTCACGGTCACTTTGGATGTGGCCAGCATAGATTTGACCGCTCGGGCCCATATCGAGCGTGACAGTGCCGTTGCGGGAAACGGGCAGACTGGTCGTCTTATCTTTGCAAGGCTGGATGAGGCCCCCGGTTTCAAACCGGGTGATTTCGTGACGGTTTCGGTGCAGGAGCCAGCTTTGGACAATGTGTATCTGTTGCCATCCTCGGCTGTGAATGCAGCAAGCAACGTGCTGGTTCTTGTCGGGGAAGACCGGCTTGAATCCCTGCCTGTGGTGGTTCTGCGCCGTCAGGGGGATGATGTGATCGTACGCGCCGAAGAACTTGAAGGGCGCGAGGTTGTCGAGTCGCGCTCGCCCTTGCTGGGTGCCGGCATTGCCGTGCGGCCCCTTCGCGGAGATGAGGGCCGCGCGATAGAAGAACAGGCGATGCTGGAACTGAGTGCAGAGCGCCGCGCGAAACTGGTGGCGTTTGTGCAGGCAAGCACACAAATGCCCGCCGAAGCCAAGGCGCGCATTCTGGCGCAACTGGAAAAGTCGCAAGTGCCGCAACAAATGGTCGAACGGATCGAAAGCCGTATGGGAGGGTAG
- a CDS encoding LysE family translocator: MVDLLTLLAFVPAALALNLTPGADMMFCLGQGVRSGASSAVAASAGISAGSMVHVSLAGVGLGAAVAAVPWLFDVIRWVGVAYLLWLALGAIRGGFGNGPRLSAPVKNAFRAGFIVNLTNPKVILFVLAFVPQFVDPDHGSVLGQFLVFGSVLAIGGFLINAGVGVFAGQVRRYLTGSSGFERALAWISGGIFAVLAVRLAVFERG; this comes from the coding sequence ATGGTTGATCTGCTGACACTTCTTGCCTTTGTGCCTGCCGCGCTTGCGCTGAACCTCACTCCGGGGGCAGACATGATGTTTTGTCTGGGGCAGGGTGTCCGATCCGGCGCGTCATCGGCGGTTGCGGCCAGTGCGGGCATTTCCGCGGGTTCCATGGTGCATGTCTCGCTTGCAGGTGTCGGATTGGGTGCGGCTGTCGCGGCAGTGCCCTGGCTTTTTGATGTGATCCGGTGGGTCGGTGTGGCCTATCTGTTGTGGCTGGCACTGGGTGCGATCCGCGGCGGGTTCGGCAATGGGCCGCGTTTGTCCGCGCCTGTCAAAAATGCGTTTCGCGCAGGCTTCATCGTTAACCTGACAAACCCAAAGGTCATCCTGTTCGTGCTGGCCTTTGTTCCGCAATTCGTGGATCCGGATCATGGATCGGTGCTGGGACAGTTTCTGGTGTTCGGATCGGTTCTGGCGATTGGCGGCTTTCTGATCAATGCCGGCGTCGGTGTCTTTGCCGGACAGGTGCGCCGGTATCTGACCGGATCGTCAGGGTTTGAGCGTGCACTTGCGTGGATCAGTGGCGGGATTTTCGCCGTGCTTGCAGTGCGGCTTGCGGTTTTTGAAAGGGGTTAG
- a CDS encoding protein-disulfide reductase DsbD domain-containing protein: MRTRTASSLLCIAACLGAAPAFAGDPYTDVISVEVRPGWTQSNGTHMAALHLSLAPGWKTYWRAPGDAGIPPQFFWDGSRNIGTMAVSWPTPMVFDQNGMRSVGYKDELVIPLHITPDKSGKDIRIKGEIELGVCKDICIPRSLKFDQWALAANTQPDAVIAAAMASGPYSADEAGVRSVTCSLSPIEGGLRLSATITMPSSGGTEFAVIEPGDPQIWASESVSERSGDQLTAYSDLIHVSQSAFALDRSDVRITVLGGKHSVDIRGCSPG; this comes from the coding sequence ATGAGAACCAGAACAGCATCCAGCCTTCTGTGCATTGCCGCCTGTCTGGGCGCAGCCCCTGCATTTGCAGGCGATCCCTATACCGATGTCATTTCGGTCGAGGTTCGCCCCGGTTGGACGCAATCCAACGGCACCCACATGGCCGCATTGCACCTGTCGCTTGCGCCGGGGTGGAAAACCTACTGGCGCGCGCCGGGCGATGCGGGCATCCCGCCACAGTTCTTCTGGGACGGATCGCGCAATATCGGAACAATGGCGGTGTCTTGGCCCACGCCCATGGTGTTTGATCAAAACGGCATGCGGTCTGTCGGATACAAAGACGAACTGGTTATCCCGCTTCACATCACACCGGACAAATCCGGCAAGGATATCCGGATCAAAGGCGAAATCGAACTGGGCGTTTGCAAAGACATCTGCATTCCGCGCAGCCTGAAATTCGACCAGTGGGCATTGGCCGCAAATACGCAGCCCGATGCCGTGATCGCCGCTGCAATGGCCTCTGGCCCCTATAGCGCGGACGAGGCCGGCGTTCGTTCGGTCACATGCAGCCTTAGCCCGATCGAGGGCGGTCTTCGCTTGTCTGCAACAATCACGATGCCGTCATCCGGCGGCACCGAGTTTGCGGTTATCGAACCCGGCGATCCGCAAATCTGGGCGTCTGAATCCGTCAGCGAAAGATCGGGCGACCAACTGACAGCCTACAGCGATCTGATCCATGTCAGTCAAAGTGCATTTGCATTGGACCGGTCGGATGTGCGGATAACGGTACTGGGTGGCAAACACTCGGTCGATATCAGGGGCTGCAGCCCCGGCTAG